The following are encoded in a window of Phocoena phocoena chromosome 2, mPhoPho1.1, whole genome shotgun sequence genomic DNA:
- the SIX6 gene encoding homeobox protein SIX6, translating to MFQLPILNFSPQQVAGVCETLEESGDVERLGRFLWSLPVAPAACEALNKNESVLRARAIVAFHGGNYRELYHILENHKFTKESHAKLQALWLEAHYQEAEKLRGRPLGPVDKYRVRKKFPLPRTIWDGEQKTHCFKERTRHLLREWYLQDPYPNPSKKRELAQATGLTPTQVGNWFKNRRQRDRAAAAKNRLQQQVLSQGPGRALRAEEEGTPEVLGTAASPAASLSSKAATSAISITSSDSECDI from the exons ATGTTCCAGCTGCCTATCTTGAATTTCAGTCCCCAGCAAGTGGCCGGGGTATGCGAGACTCTAGAGGAGAGCGGCGACGTGGAGCGCCTGGGTCGCTTCCTCTGGTCGCTGCCTGTGGCCCCTGCGGCCTGCGAGGCGCTCAACAAGAATGAATCCGTGCTGCGCGCGAGAGCCATCGTGGCCTTCCATGGTGGCAACTACCGCGAGCTCTACCATATCCTGGAAAACCACAAGTTCACCAAGGAGTCACACGCCAAACTGCAGGCGCTGTGGCTCGAAGCGCATTACCAGGAGGCTGAGAAGCTGCGAGGACGGCCCTTGGGGCCAGTGGACAAGTACCGCGTGAGGAAGAAGTTCCCGCTGCCGCGCACCATCTGGGATGGCGAACAGAAGACACACTGCTTCAAGGAGCGCACGCGGCACCTGCTTCGGGAATGGTACCTGCAGGACCCATACCCTAACCCCAGCAAAAAGCGTGAGCTCGCCCAGGCAACCGGACTGACCCCTACGCAGGTGGGCAACTGGTTCAAAAACCGCCGACAAAGGGACCGGGCGGCTGCAGCCAAGAACAG GCTTCAGCAGCAGGTTCTGTCGCAGGGCCCCGGCCGGGCGCTAAGGGCCGAGGAAGAGGGCACGCCCGAGGTGCTGGGCACCGCCGCCAGCCCGGCCGCCAGCCTGTCCAGCAAGGCAGCCACTTCGGCCATCTCCATCACGTCCAGCGACAGCGAGTGCGACATCTGA